A single region of the Ziziphus jujuba cultivar Dongzao chromosome 10, ASM3175591v1 genome encodes:
- the LOC107434701 gene encoding protein DJ-1 homolog D yields the protein MGQKRVLLLCGDYMEDSEAMVPFQALQAFGVAVDAVCPGKEAGDSCRTAIHELPPGRQTYSESRGHNFTLNANFDEIEVSKYDGLVIPGGRAPEYLAVNSSVVDLVRKFADSKKPIASICHGQLVLAAAGTAKGRKCTAFPAVRPALIASGAHWVEPETMSACVADGNLITAATYEGHPEFIRLFVKALGGNITGSDKKILFLCGDYVEDYEVTVPFQSLQALGCHVDAVCPKKKAGDTCATAVHDFEGDQTYSEKPGHNFTLTADFEGLDSSSYDALVIPGGRSPEYLALDEKVVAVVKHFMDAKKPVASICHGQQILAASGVLQGKKCTAYPAVKLNVVLAGATWLEPEPIYRCFTDGNLVTGAAWPGHPEFISQLMALLGVRVSF from the exons ATGGGTCAGAAAAGGGTATTGTTGTTGTGTGGAGATTACATGGAAGATTCGGAGGCGATGGTTCCTTTTCAAGCCTTGCAGGCTTTCGGAGTGGCCGTTGATGCCGTTTGTCCCGGCAAGGAAGCCGGCGATTCCTGTCGCACCGCCATTCATGAGCTTCCTCCTGGTCGCCAG ACATATTCTGAATCTCGTGGGCATAATTTCACCCTCAAtgcaaattttgatgaaattgaaGTTAGCAAATATGATGGGTTAGTGATACCAGGAGGGCGTGCTCCAGAATATCTGGCTGTGAATTCATCAGTGGTGGACTTGGTGAGAAAATTTGCTGACTCCAAGAAGCCAATTGCCTCTATTTGCCATGGACAACTGGTGCTGGCAGCTGCAGGTACAGCTAAAGGTCGCAAGTGCACAGCATTTCCTGCTGTGAGACCTGCACTCATTGCTTCCGGCGCTCATTGGGTGGAACCTGAGACCATGTCGGCTTGCGTTGCTGATGGTAATCTAATCACTGCGGCTACATATGAAGGCCACCCTGAGTTTATTAGGCTCTTCGTGAAGGCACTTGGAGGCAACATAACTGGTTCGGATAAAAAGATCTTATTCCTCTGTGGG GATTACGTGGAGGATTATGAGGTAACTGTTCCTTTTCAGTCCCTTCAAGCTCTAGGGTGCCATGTTGATGCAGTGTGCCCCAAGAAGAAGGCTGGTGATACCTGTGCAACCGCTGTCCATGATTTTGAAGGTGACCAGACCTACAGCGAGAAGCCAGGCCATAATTTCACATTAACAGCTGACTTTGAAGGTTTAGACAGCTCAAGTTATGATGCTCTCGTCATCCCTGGAGGTCGATCTCCTGAATATTTGGCATTAGATGAGAAGGTTGTTGCAGTAGTGAAGCATTTTATGGATGCTAAAAAACCTGTTGCCTCTATCTGTCATGGGCAGCAAATTTTAGCTGCATCTGGTGTTCTCCAG GGAAAGAAATGTACAGCATACCCAGCCGTAAAGCTTAATGTGGTGTTAGCAGGGGCAACATGGTTAGAACCTGAACCAATTTACCGCTGTTTCACTGATGGAAATTTGGTGACTGGAGCTGCTTGGCCAGGCCACCCGGAGTTCATTTCTCAGTTGATGGCATTGCTTGGTGTTAGAGTGTCGTTTTAA